A stretch of DNA from Pseudomonadales bacterium:
GTCTCTGCTCAATGTCGACAAGCCACCCCTGGATTACCTCACCATCAGAGAGCGCCTGGATCAGTTCGACCGACCCGTGTGGCTCACCCGACTGCCGACTTTCGCTGCCAAAGCCGCGCGTTTTCCCGGGGCGCATTTCGTGGTGGGGGTAGACACACTGGTGCGCATCATCGATCCGCACTACTACACCAGTGAACGCATCATGACCGAAGCGCTCAGCTCCTTCATCTCCCGTGACACGCACTTTGTGGTGTTCGGCCGGCAGGTGGCAGCGGGATTTGTGGTGTTGAGTGATATCGCGCAGGACCTGCCGGAATCGCTGCGCAGTCGCTGTATCGAGATCGGTCAGACGGAATTTCACGATACGGTCTCTTCGACTCAGCTGCGCTCAGGAGCGGAGCGCCAGTCAGGCCTCTGAAGCCACCCGGCTGAGGGGACTATTCGAGATCCTCGAGCCGTTTCGGCCAGTTGGCTTTGAGCAGACGTGACAGCGAACGGTCGGCCAGCAGGCGCCCATCGGTCTGACACTTCGCGCAGTAGTTACTCTCGTTCTCTGCATAAACAATCCGCTGCACGGGAGATCCGCAGACAGGACAGGGCTGCCTGAAACGACCGTGCACGGCCATTTCCGGATGGAACGCGGTGACTTTGCGGGGAAATTCATCACCCACCTGGTTGCGCAGCCGCTGCGTCCACTCCTCGAGCACATCGCGGCAGGCGGTATGGAGTCTTTCACTCTCCTGCGCTGAGAGATTCACCGGTCTCTGAAAGGGCGACAGCCGTGCCCGCAACAGAATTTCATCCGAGTAAGCATTACCGATGCCTGCAAAGACATGCTGGTCGGTGAGAGCACGTTTGAGCGTATGGTTACTGTCCGCAAGTTGCCGGCGGAAGGTCTGCAGATCGATGTCGAAGACCTCGAGTCCGCCCGGATCGAGCTCCGCCAGCGCGGTCCGGCCCTGCACCAGCCGCAGCGATGCGCGCTTCTTCTTACTCACCTCGGTGAACAGCAGCGTACCGGACTCGAAATCGAAGGCCGCGAGCCCGATGCGTTTCGGTACTGCCGCACCAGCCGGACCCCACTGCAGTCGGCCGGAGATCATCAGGTGCAGCACCAGAAAGATCTCCCCTTCAAGCTCAATCACCAGCTGTTTGGCCATCCGCCGCAATCCGGCCACCCTGCGGTTCACCACTTCGTCGACGGTCGGGGACACGGTACGAAGCAGAAAGGGGCTGCTGATGCGGATGCCGGTGAGTGCACGATCAGAGATGCGCCGTTCAAGGTGTTCCAGATAAACAGTGAGATCCGGCAGCTCAGGCACTCTGGGGTCCAGGGGCCTCGATGCGCACTACCGTCTTCCAGCGACCGCTGCGGAAGCGCCAGATGAGCATCACCGTTTTCAGCAGATAGTCCCCCACCAGTGCGGCGTAGACCCAGACCACCGGCATGCCCAGGAAGGTGAACAGCGCAGCCAGCCCGCAACGCATGCCGATGAGACTGAACATGGTGGCCAGCAGCGGAAAACGGGTATCGCCTGCGCCGCGGAGGCTGCCACCGATGGAGAAGTCTACCGCCAGCATCGGCATCATGGCACCCAGCAGATAGATGAACTCAACGGTGCGCGCAATCGTGACCTGATCATCTCCGATGAAAAAGGTAGTGATCTCACGGGCATACAACATGATCAGCGCACCCAGCGCGCCCATCGTCACCATGGCCAGCCACATGGAGCGCCAGCCACTGCGAGTGGCGGCATCATGATCATTGGCCCCGAGGTGCTGCCCGACCAGGGTCGATCCCGCGATCGAGAAACCGAAGCCCACCGTCATGCAGACCTGCAGCACATTCACACCAATGTTGTACGCAGCAAACGCCTCGGTGCCGTAGAAGTTGCCGATGAGCATGAGAAACACGAAGAAGCCAAGCTGGAATACGAACTGCTCGAGTGCTGCCGGATAGCCTATGTCGAGCAGACGCCTGAGCCGCTCGCGGCGCCACCAGCCACCGCTGACGTGCTTGACCCGGAACTTCTGCTTCATCCACAGCGCCACGAGCAGGAAGCCGCCGACCGTGAAAGACAGTCCGGCAGCTACCGCGGCGCCAGCGACGCCCATCTCCGGGAAGCCGTATTTTCCGAACACAAACAGATACAGCAGAGGAATGTTGATCAGATTCACCGCACCGCTGATCCACAGAGGTGTCCATGCATCGCCGGAAGCACGCAGCGCGGCGCTGAGAATGAAGTTGACCGCGAAGGCGACATTGAAGACGCACAGCCAGCGGATATTGTCTGAAGCCATCTCGAGGGTGTGGGGATCGAGTCCGAAGACGCCGGCCACGTAGGGCGCCAGCGGCACACCGAGCACGGCCACCACCAGCGACAGGGAGCCTGCGAGCACCAGCGAGGCCATGGTGACCCGGCTGGCTTCCCGGTAGTCGCGCGCGCCCCAGGATCTGGCTACCAGTGCTGTGGTACCTGCACTGACCGCCATGAGTATCGCCTGCATGGCAAAGAACACGCGCTGACCGGCGCCCACAGCGGCAAGCGCCTGGGCACCGAGTTCCCCGATGAACTTGGTCTGCACCATGCCCACCAGGGTGAAGGACAGGTTGCCGAGAATAGACGGCAGAGCCAGCTGCCAGATACCCGGTCGCTGCCCTTCCTCGTCTTCGCTGGTCGGCTCTGTCTGCACTTTACTCAACACGCTGCTACTATTCCCCGCTTCGAAAACGGGGAACGCCATGACTCAATACACCGACATCGCGGTGACACACGCCGACTATGTGACCACAGTCGAAATTCAGCGACCGCCCACCAACTTCTTTGATCACAGCCTCATCAGACAGATCGCCGATGCCTTCGAAGCAGCTGACGAAAGTTCCGACTGCCGCGCGATCGTGCTGGCATCACAGGGCAAGCATTTCTGTGCGGGTGCCAATTTCGGCACCGGTAGAGAAGACGATTCCGGAAGCAGTGAGTTTACCGAGGATGGCTTCAGGAACACCACCGGTAAGCTGTATCGGGAAGCAGCCCGGCTGTTCGGCAACCGCACCCCGGTGGTAGGCGCCATTCAGGGTGCGGCGATCGGCGGCGGGCTGGGTCTCGCTCTGGTGCCGGATTTCCGAGTGGCTGCCCCTGAGGCCCGTTTCGCCGCCAACTTCGTGAAGCTCGGCATCCACCAGGGTTTCGGGATCTCCGTAGCACTGCCCCGCATCATCGGCGAGCAGGCGGCCGCTCTGATG
This window harbors:
- a CDS encoding DNA-formamidopyrimidine glycosylase family protein codes for the protein MPELPDLTVYLEHLERRISDRALTGIRISSPFLLRTVSPTVDEVVNRRVAGLRRMAKQLVIELEGEIFLVLHLMISGRLQWGPAGAAVPKRIGLAAFDFESGTLLFTEVSKKKRASLRLVQGRTALAELDPGGLEVFDIDLQTFRRQLADSNHTLKRALTDQHVFAGIGNAYSDEILLRARLSPFQRPVNLSAQESERLHTACRDVLEEWTQRLRNQVGDEFPRKVTAFHPEMAVHGRFRQPCPVCGSPVQRIVYAENESNYCAKCQTDGRLLADRSLSRLLKANWPKRLEDLE
- a CDS encoding MATE family efflux transporter, which gives rise to MAFPVFEAGNSSSVLSKVQTEPTSEDEEGQRPGIWQLALPSILGNLSFTLVGMVQTKFIGELGAQALAAVGAGQRVFFAMQAILMAVSAGTTALVARSWGARDYREASRVTMASLVLAGSLSLVVAVLGVPLAPYVAGVFGLDPHTLEMASDNIRWLCVFNVAFAVNFILSAALRASGDAWTPLWISGAVNLINIPLLYLFVFGKYGFPEMGVAGAAVAAGLSFTVGGFLLVALWMKQKFRVKHVSGGWWRRERLRRLLDIGYPAALEQFVFQLGFFVFLMLIGNFYGTEAFAAYNIGVNVLQVCMTVGFGFSIAGSTLVGQHLGANDHDAATRSGWRSMWLAMVTMGALGALIMLYAREITTFFIGDDQVTIARTVEFIYLLGAMMPMLAVDFSIGGSLRGAGDTRFPLLATMFSLIGMRCGLAALFTFLGMPVVWVYAALVGDYLLKTVMLIWRFRSGRWKTVVRIEAPGPQSA
- a CDS encoding enoyl-CoA hydratase/isomerase family protein yields the protein MTQYTDIAVTHADYVTTVEIQRPPTNFFDHSLIRQIADAFEAADESSDCRAIVLASQGKHFCAGANFGTGREDDSGSSEFTEDGFRNTTGKLYREAARLFGNRTPVVGAIQGAAIGGGLGLALVPDFRVAAPEARFAANFVKLGIHQGFGISVALPRIIGEQAAALMLLTGRRVSGEEALAMGLVDVLTDLASLRDTATALAREIAGNAPLAVTSVRTTLRKGLADAVVAATEHELKEQQWLRATADAQEGIRSVAERRAGNFTGK